In Bacteroidales bacterium, a single genomic region encodes these proteins:
- the citF gene encoding citrate lyase subunit alpha, giving the protein MKNVLGRDIPEYIEGIGKLEPFQGAWTKLKEGWMNEPPVAIATKAKLPHENKLYKTLEEAIIKTNPVNGMTVSFHHHLREGDDVIVNCISILAKLGIKNMTLASSSLTTAHDGLVPYLQDGTITRIYSSGIREKLGKAISKGVLDIPVIIQSHGGRARAIRTGKIKIDLAIIAAASADCEGNATGTDGKSAFGSIGYSMVDVEYAKQVIVVTDNLVDYPCIPISIPQNYVDYVVKVDSIGDPSKIASGTTRITKSPMDLRIARLAADVIEHSGFFVNNFSFQVGAGGATLAVAKFIREKMIKKNITGSFMLGGITSYCVDMLNENLFKALFDVQSFDAAVSSSLLNNKRHIEVSSTLYANPFNCGCLTNKLDIVVLGVLEIDVDFNVNVITSSEGYITGASGGHSDTASGAKLAVAVCPSFRGRIPIIKKNVNTVVTPGESIDVLVTERGICVNPKNKELETRLRKAGLNIRDIHDLEKEVDGITGVPEKIQFTDKIVGIVEYRDGTIIDVIRQVKE; this is encoded by the coding sequence ATGAAAAATGTTTTAGGTAGAGATATTCCGGAATATATTGAAGGAATAGGCAAATTAGAACCATTTCAGGGTGCATGGACAAAATTAAAAGAAGGTTGGATGAATGAACCTCCTGTTGCTATTGCAACCAAAGCGAAACTGCCCCACGAAAATAAATTATACAAAACTCTTGAAGAAGCCATTATTAAAACAAATCCGGTTAACGGAATGACTGTTTCATTTCATCATCATTTAAGAGAAGGAGATGATGTAATTGTAAACTGTATTTCAATCCTAGCGAAACTGGGAATCAAAAATATGACACTTGCATCATCGTCATTAACCACGGCACACGACGGACTTGTGCCTTATCTTCAGGATGGAACAATAACAAGAATATATTCATCAGGAATTCGCGAGAAGCTTGGCAAAGCTATATCAAAAGGTGTGCTTGATATACCTGTTATTATTCAGTCGCACGGTGGCAGGGCAAGAGCAATAAGGACAGGAAAAATAAAAATCGATCTTGCTATTATTGCAGCGGCATCTGCCGATTGCGAAGGCAATGCTACGGGTACCGACGGAAAATCAGCATTTGGCTCTATCGGTTATTCCATGGTTGACGTGGAATATGCCAAACAAGTAATTGTGGTAACCGACAATCTGGTTGATTATCCCTGTATTCCAATATCAATTCCTCAAAACTATGTTGACTATGTTGTAAAAGTTGATTCTATTGGTGATCCATCAAAAATTGCATCAGGAACTACGCGTATAACTAAATCACCAATGGACCTTCGAATTGCAAGATTAGCCGCAGATGTGATTGAGCATTCCGGATTTTTTGTAAATAATTTTTCTTTTCAGGTTGGTGCCGGAGGTGCTACTCTTGCAGTTGCAAAATTCATCAGGGAAAAAATGATAAAGAAAAATATTACCGGAAGTTTTATGCTTGGCGGTATTACTTCGTATTGTGTAGACATGCTTAACGAAAATTTATTCAAAGCCCTTTTTGATGTCCAGTCTTTTGATGCAGCTGTCAGCAGTTCGTTGCTTAATAATAAAAGGCATATTGAAGTTTCTTCTACATTATACGCAAATCCTTTTAATTGCGGATGCCTTACCAATAAACTCGATATTGTTGTTCTGGGTGTATTGGAAATTGATGTTGATTTTAATGTAAATGTTATTACAAGTTCTGAAGGTTATATCACCGGTGCTTCGGGCGGTCATTCCGATACAGCTTCAGGTGCCAAGCTTGCTGTAGCTGTTTGTCCGTCTTTCAGAGGTAGAATTCCAATCATTAAAAAAAATGTAAACACTGTTGTTACTCCCGGCGAAAGTATTGATGTATTGGTTACTGAACGCGGCATTTGTGTAAACCCGAAAAACAAAGAACTGGAAACAAGATTGCGGAAAGCAGGTTTGAACATCAGGGATATTCACGATTTGGAAAAAGAAGTTGATGGAATTACCGGCGTTCCCGAAAAGATACAATTTACAGATAAGATTGTTGGTATTGTTGAATACCGCGATGGGACTATCATTGATGTAATCCGACAAGTGAAAGAATAA
- a CDS encoding aldolase/citrate lyase family protein, with translation MKKHKRRTALYIPGHNPAMVQQGGVYGADMVLLDLEDSVALSEKDAARILVRNMIKAINFYNTEVTVRINHIDTPFGITDLEYIVPVKPEAIRLPKIETKDDVIRVIEMIEKIEKKHGIPSGNIKIHPMIETAIGVQNVFEIAGAHPCIDAITIGGQDLTADMGIVKTKDNAGLDYARKAIVMAAKANRIDALDSVFADVNDDEGLRIETEYAKKIGFTGKAVINPRQIDIIHDVFNPTDEEIRVAIKIVKAFNENIAKGIGVFALDGKMIDAPVVTRAQHVLNLTDIDINEM, from the coding sequence ATGAAAAAACATAAAAGACGTACAGCCTTATATATTCCCGGACATAACCCTGCCATGGTTCAACAGGGCGGTGTTTATGGTGCCGATATGGTGTTGCTCGACTTAGAAGATTCAGTTGCTCTATCGGAAAAAGATGCAGCAAGAATTTTAGTCAGGAATATGATCAAGGCAATCAATTTTTATAATACCGAAGTAACCGTTCGAATTAATCATATCGATACGCCATTTGGAATTACAGACCTTGAATACATTGTTCCTGTTAAGCCCGAAGCCATACGCCTGCCAAAGATCGAAACAAAAGATGATGTGATTCGTGTGATTGAAATGATTGAAAAAATCGAGAAGAAACATGGTATTCCTTCCGGGAATATTAAAATTCATCCAATGATCGAAACAGCTATTGGAGTTCAGAATGTTTTCGAAATTGCCGGTGCACATCCATGCATAGATGCTATCACTATTGGCGGTCAGGACCTAACAGCAGATATGGGAATTGTAAAAACCAAAGATAATGCGGGTTTGGATTATGCACGTAAAGCAATTGTTATGGCAGCAAAAGCAAACAGGATTGATGCTTTGGATTCGGTTTTTGCAGATGTGAATGATGATGAAGGTTTGCGTATAGAAACGGAATATGCAAAAAAAATAGGGTTCACCGGTAAAGCAGTAATTAACCCCAGGCAGATCGATATCATTCACGATGTGTTCAATCCAACGGATGAGGAAATAAGAGTTGCTATTAAGATTGTTAAAGCATTCAACGAAAATATTGCAAAGGGCATAGGTGTATTTGCTCTCGACGGAAAAATGATCGATGCTCCTGTTGTTACAAGAGCACAACATGTTTTGAATTTAACGGACATTGATATTAATGAAATGTAA
- the citD gene encoding citrate lyase acyl carrier protein: MVIKQQAQAGTFESSDMLVLVEPVSEGTGRIIELHSPVMIQFGKSIKEEIINVLDEYEIKDVRLICNDKGALSATISARVETAIRRALMIQDGVLPSK, from the coding sequence ATGGTAATTAAACAACAAGCTCAGGCAGGAACTTTTGAATCTAGCGATATGCTGGTCTTGGTTGAGCCGGTTTCTGAAGGTACAGGCAGAATAATTGAATTGCATTCACCTGTTATGATCCAGTTCGGGAAAAGCATAAAAGAAGAAATCATTAACGTCCTGGATGAATATGAAATAAAAGACGTACGACTGATCTGCAATGACAAGGGCGCATTAAGTGCCACTATCAGCGCGAGAGTTGAAACGGCTATCCGAAGAGCGTTAATGATACAAGACGGAGTTCTACCATCAAAATAA
- a CDS encoding NADP-dependent isocitrate dehydrogenase, translating into MTKIIYTNVDEAPALATYSFLPIVEAFTGVAGVSVETRDISLAGRIIASFPEYLTESQRQGDDLAELGKLATTPEANIIKLPNISASVPQLVAAIKELQSKGYALPDYPEAPKDDKEKEIRSKYDKVKGSAVNPVLREGNSDRRAPLSVKNYARKNPHKMGAWTADSKSHVAHMNSGDFFSNEKSLTLSDACDVRIEFVDKENKIKVLKEKLSLKAGEIIDSTVMNVRALRSFIGEQIEDAKKQDVLFSVHLKATMMKVSDPIIFGHVVSVFFKEVFEKHRTTFEKIGVDPNNGLADLFARIKNLPENQRAEIEADINACYKNRPKLAMVNSDKGITNLHVPSDVIVDASMPACIRESGRMWNAEGKLQDTKAIIPDRSYAGVYKATIEFCKKNGAFDPTKMGTVPNVGLMAQQAEEYGSHDKTFKSPGNGVIRVITTSGNILLENNVEEGDIFRMCQAKDAPIQDWIKLAVTRARLSNTPAIFWLDDKRAHDTQIIAKVKKYLPTHDTKGLDIQIMSPVDATLYTLARLKDGKDTISVTGNVLRDYLTDLFPIMEVGTSAKMLSIVPLMNGGGLFETGAGGSAPKHVQQFVEEGYLRWDSLGEFLALAASLEHLAINSKNDKAQVLADTLDKATGKFLDEDKSPKRKVGEIDNRGSHFYLALYWAQELSKQTKDADLKNRFTKVAQQMEENETKIVYELNAAQGKAVDIGGYYRPNFELTSKAMRPSVTFNKIIDSIN; encoded by the coding sequence ATGACAAAAATTATTTATACAAACGTTGATGAAGCTCCTGCGTTAGCAACATATTCATTTTTACCAATAGTTGAAGCATTTACTGGCGTTGCCGGAGTTTCTGTTGAAACAAGAGATATATCCCTTGCAGGCAGAATAATTGCAAGCTTTCCTGAATATTTAACCGAATCGCAAAGACAAGGTGATGACCTCGCTGAATTGGGAAAATTAGCTACAACTCCCGAAGCTAATATTATTAAGTTACCTAACATCAGCGCTTCTGTTCCGCAACTTGTTGCTGCAATTAAAGAATTGCAATCGAAAGGTTACGCTTTGCCCGATTATCCTGAAGCTCCAAAAGATGACAAAGAAAAAGAAATAAGAAGTAAATACGATAAAGTTAAGGGAAGTGCCGTTAATCCTGTATTACGAGAAGGTAATTCCGACAGGCGTGCTCCTCTTTCTGTAAAAAATTACGCAAGAAAAAACCCTCATAAAATGGGTGCATGGACTGCTGATTCAAAATCGCATGTTGCACACATGAATTCCGGAGATTTCTTTTCAAATGAAAAATCGTTAACGCTTAGCGATGCTTGCGATGTTAGAATTGAATTCGTTGATAAAGAAAATAAGATAAAAGTATTGAAAGAAAAACTTTCGCTGAAAGCCGGAGAAATCATTGATTCTACAGTAATGAATGTTCGTGCTCTCAGGTCGTTCATTGGCGAACAAATTGAAGATGCAAAAAAGCAGGATGTTTTATTCTCGGTACACCTGAAAGCAACCATGATGAAAGTGTCTGACCCGATTATCTTCGGACATGTTGTAAGCGTCTTCTTCAAAGAGGTTTTTGAAAAACACCGTACCACTTTCGAAAAAATTGGAGTTGATCCGAATAATGGATTGGCTGACCTTTTTGCAAGAATTAAAAATTTACCAGAAAATCAGAGAGCGGAAATAGAAGCAGATATAAATGCTTGTTACAAGAACAGACCAAAACTTGCAATGGTCAATTCCGATAAAGGCATCACCAATCTTCATGTTCCAAGCGATGTAATTGTTGACGCATCAATGCCTGCTTGTATTCGTGAATCAGGACGCATGTGGAATGCAGAAGGAAAACTTCAGGATACAAAAGCAATAATTCCTGACAGAAGCTATGCAGGTGTTTACAAAGCAACCATCGAATTCTGTAAGAAAAATGGCGCTTTCGATCCTACCAAGATGGGAACAGTTCCTAATGTTGGGTTAATGGCTCAGCAAGCTGAAGAATACGGTTCGCACGATAAAACTTTTAAAAGCCCCGGAAATGGCGTGATTCGGGTTATCACAACTTCCGGAAATATTTTGTTAGAGAATAATGTTGAAGAAGGTGATATCTTTAGAATGTGCCAGGCTAAAGATGCTCCGATCCAGGACTGGATAAAGCTGGCTGTAACCAGAGCCAGATTATCGAACACACCTGCTATTTTTTGGTTAGATGATAAACGAGCTCACGATACTCAGATTATCGCAAAGGTTAAGAAATACCTGCCAACTCACGATACCAAAGGACTCGATATTCAAATCATGTCACCCGTTGATGCAACACTGTATACTTTAGCAAGACTAAAAGATGGTAAGGATACGATTTCAGTAACAGGTAATGTTCTTCGCGACTACCTTACCGATTTATTTCCAATTATGGAAGTGGGTACAAGCGCAAAGATGTTATCAATTGTTCCCCTTATGAACGGTGGTGGATTATTCGAAACCGGCGCCGGTGGCTCAGCTCCAAAACATGTTCAGCAATTTGTTGAAGAAGGTTATCTGCGTTGGGATTCTCTTGGCGAATTTTTAGCGCTTGCTGCTTCATTGGAACACTTGGCAATAAATTCTAAAAATGATAAAGCACAGGTTTTGGCCGATACGCTTGATAAAGCTACCGGTAAATTCCTTGATGAAGATAAATCGCCAAAACGAAAAGTTGGCGAGATTGACAATCGCGGAAGTCATTTCTATCTTGCTTTATACTGGGCGCAGGAGTTATCTAAGCAAACCAAAGACGCAGACCTGAAAAACCGTTTTACAAAAGTTGCCCAACAAATGGAAGAAAATGAAACCAAAATAGTATATGAGCTGAATGCCGCTCAGGGCAAAGCAGTTGATATTGGTGGTTACTACAGACCAAATTTCGAATTAACGTCAAAAGCAATGAGACCAAGTGTTACATTCAACAAAATAATTGATAGTATTAACTAA
- a CDS encoding bifunctional aconitate hydratase 2/2-methylisocitrate dehydratase, whose protein sequence is MLKEYLEHVEERKKMNVPPLALDAKQTEQLCELIQNPPTGKEDFLLDLLCNRISPGVDPAAKVKAEFLDKVANGKIKTKLISPFKAIEILGTMVGGYNITPLVNALENKELSEHASKALSNITLVYDSFDQVLELSKSNSPARKVIESWAKAEWFTSKPKLEEIIKVKVYKVEGEINTDDFSPASDAVTRPDIPLHALSMGKTKFPDGISVISKWRSEGHKIAFVGDVVGTGSSRKSACNSVIWHIGEDIPYIPNKRRGGVVIGGKIAPIFFNTMQDSGGIPINADVSKIKMGDIITINTKEGIIKNESGEVISKFSLNPNTLLDEYRAGGRISKIIGRALTLKAMKALNIKEKEIFVAPINPVHKKDQGFTLAQKIVGKACGLEGVLPGTACEPIMNTVGSQDTTGPMTADELTELACLKFQAPMFMQSFCHTAAYPKATDIKMQKNLPAFVMERDGVALKPGDGVIHSWLNRLLVPDKVGTGGDSHTRFPLGISFPAGSGLVAFAGALGFMPLDMPESVLVRFKGKMKPGITLRDVVNAIPYFAIKRGKLTVPKKNKVNIFNGRIIEMEGLPDITPEQAFELTDATAERSATATCIKLSEKSVIEYVRSNVALIQDLINNGYESKSALKRRLDELTEWLANPKLLSADSNAEYAEVFEIDLSEITEPIVCCPNDPDDVKLLSEVAGTKINNVFIGSCMTNIGHFRATANIWDGAKFNADVRTYIATPTRMDKKKLFEEATFAKFAKVGASIEVPGCSLCMGNQLRVADNAIIFSTSTRNFDNRMGDGAQTYLGSAELAAMIALTGKIPTPSEYFNIFNKKVEPNKDKIYSYLQFDKMQTI, encoded by the coding sequence ATGCTAAAAGAATATTTAGAACATGTTGAGGAAAGGAAAAAAATGAATGTTCCGCCTCTTGCTCTTGATGCTAAGCAAACAGAGCAACTATGCGAATTGATTCAAAATCCTCCAACAGGAAAAGAAGATTTTTTACTCGATTTGTTGTGTAATAGAATATCTCCCGGTGTTGATCCTGCCGCTAAAGTTAAAGCTGAATTCCTTGATAAAGTTGCAAACGGAAAAATCAAAACAAAATTGATTTCTCCATTCAAAGCAATTGAGATATTAGGAACTATGGTTGGCGGTTATAACATTACACCATTAGTAAATGCTCTTGAGAACAAAGAATTATCGGAACATGCTTCAAAAGCATTATCGAATATAACATTGGTTTATGATTCATTCGACCAGGTATTGGAGTTATCCAAAAGCAATAGCCCGGCACGAAAAGTAATAGAATCATGGGCTAAAGCAGAATGGTTCACATCAAAACCAAAACTGGAAGAAATAATAAAAGTTAAAGTTTATAAAGTAGAAGGAGAAATAAACACCGATGATTTTTCACCTGCTTCCGATGCTGTAACCCGTCCGGATATTCCTTTGCATGCCTTGTCAATGGGGAAAACAAAATTTCCTGATGGAATTTCTGTTATTTCAAAATGGAGAAGTGAAGGACATAAAATTGCTTTTGTTGGAGATGTTGTGGGAACCGGTTCTTCACGAAAATCGGCGTGCAACAGTGTTATATGGCATATCGGGGAAGATATTCCTTATATTCCTAATAAACGTCGCGGAGGTGTTGTAATAGGAGGAAAAATAGCTCCTATTTTTTTTAATACAATGCAGGATTCGGGCGGTATTCCTATTAATGCAGATGTTTCCAAAATAAAAATGGGCGACATTATTACCATCAATACAAAAGAGGGTATTATAAAAAATGAATCAGGCGAAGTCATTTCAAAATTCTCATTGAACCCGAATACATTGCTGGACGAGTATCGCGCAGGAGGTAGAATTTCTAAAATTATTGGCAGGGCTTTAACATTAAAAGCCATGAAAGCCTTGAATATAAAAGAAAAAGAAATATTCGTTGCGCCGATAAATCCTGTTCACAAAAAAGATCAGGGATTCACATTAGCTCAAAAAATTGTTGGTAAAGCATGTGGACTTGAGGGAGTACTTCCCGGTACGGCATGTGAGCCAATTATGAATACAGTAGGTTCGCAGGATACAACAGGGCCAATGACGGCCGATGAATTAACCGAGTTAGCTTGTTTAAAATTCCAGGCACCTATGTTCATGCAGTCGTTTTGCCACACTGCAGCTTATCCTAAAGCAACAGATATTAAAATGCAAAAAAATCTTCCGGCATTTGTTATGGAACGCGATGGTGTAGCTTTAAAACCGGGTGATGGAGTTATTCATTCGTGGTTAAACCGTTTATTGGTTCCCGATAAAGTTGGAACCGGTGGCGATTCCCACACACGCTTTCCGTTAGGAATTTCATTTCCTGCAGGCTCAGGATTAGTGGCATTTGCAGGGGCTCTTGGATTTATGCCTCTCGATATGCCGGAATCAGTACTTGTTCGATTTAAAGGTAAAATGAAACCCGGAATAACTTTAAGAGATGTTGTAAATGCCATTCCTTACTTCGCAATCAAAAGAGGTAAACTTACTGTTCCAAAGAAAAATAAAGTGAATATTTTCAATGGAAGAATAATTGAAATGGAAGGGTTACCTGACATTACTCCTGAACAGGCTTTCGAACTTACTGATGCAACTGCCGAAAGAAGCGCTACGGCAACATGTATCAAACTTTCTGAAAAATCGGTGATTGAATATGTAAGATCAAATGTTGCATTGATACAGGATTTGATAAATAACGGATATGAAAGTAAATCGGCATTAAAAAGGCGTTTGGATGAATTGACCGAATGGCTTGCAAATCCGAAATTATTATCGGCTGACAGTAACGCTGAATATGCAGAAGTTTTTGAAATCGATTTATCAGAAATTACTGAACCAATCGTTTGCTGCCCTAACGATCCCGATGATGTTAAACTATTATCTGAAGTAGCAGGAACAAAAATTAATAATGTATTTATCGGTTCGTGTATGACCAATATCGGTCATTTCAGGGCAACGGCAAATATCTGGGATGGTGCAAAATTCAATGCTGATGTTAGAACATATATTGCAACGCCTACAAGAATGGATAAGAAAAAACTCTTTGAAGAAGCCACCTTTGCCAAATTCGCTAAAGTAGGAGCAAGCATTGAAGTACCGGGATGTTCGCTGTGCATGGGTAATCAGTTGAGGGTTGCCGATAATGCAATAATTTTTTCTACATCAACACGAAATTTTGATAACCGAATGGGTGATGGTGCGCAAACATATCTTGGCTCTGCTGAATTAGCAGCCATGATCGCATTAACCGGAAAAATTCCAACGCCTTCAGAATACTTCAATATTTTTAATAAAAAAGTAGAACCAAATAAAGATAAAATATATTCTTATCTCCAATTTGATAAAATGCAAACAATTTAG
- a CDS encoding DUF86 domain-containing protein: MKHDIKVYLKDIELSIEEINKFLPAKRKFSVFEKDIKTRKAVERNIEIIGEAMDRILKINPEIEITDSRKIVDTRNRIIHGYDTVSADVLWLIVIKYLPVLETEIKKLLY, translated from the coding sequence ATGAAGCATGACATTAAGGTATATTTAAAAGATATTGAACTTTCGATAGAAGAAATAAATAAATTTTTACCGGCTAAACGAAAATTTTCTGTTTTCGAAAAAGATATAAAAACCCGCAAAGCCGTTGAAAGAAATATTGAAATTATTGGAGAAGCTATGGACAGGATTTTAAAAATCAATCCCGAAATAGAAATTACCGATTCCCGAAAAATAGTAGATACAAGAAACCGGATTATTCATGGATATGATACTGTATCGGCAGATGTGCTTTGGCTGATAGTTATAAAGTATCTGCCGGTATTGGAAACAGAAATAAAAAAACTTTTGTATTAA
- a CDS encoding nucleotidyltransferase domain-containing protein, whose protein sequence is MFLDRYTQDINKLCSENKVKYLYVFGSVLTDNFNDESDIDLVVDINSNDPIDYATNYFNLKFSLENLFKRHVDLLENKAIRNPYIRENIEHSKTLIYEA, encoded by the coding sequence ATGTTTTTAGATAGGTACACCCAAGATATTAACAAACTTTGTTCTGAAAATAAGGTCAAATATTTATATGTATTTGGCTCTGTTCTCACAGATAATTTCAATGATGAAAGTGATATTGATTTGGTCGTTGATATCAATTCAAATGATCCGATAGATTATGCTACCAATTACTTCAATTTAAAATTTTCTTTAGAAAATTTATTTAAAAGGCATGTGGATTTACTCGAAAATAAAGCTATCAGAAATCCATACATCAGAGAAAATATAGAACATTCAAAAACCTTAATTTATGAAGCATGA
- a CDS encoding radical SAM protein, which yields MRQGHYIIPVFIPDLACPHQCIFCNQKKISGHIAIPSIEDVKQIIEKHLSTIPKGSKIEIGFFGGNFTGVDINLQKEFLTVAKNFIDNGKVLSIRLSTRPDYINENILKFLKSFSVSTIELGAQSFDDEVLRLSGRGHDSETTIKSSVLIKQYGFDLGLQMMIGLPGDTKENSIITAHKIVELGAENTRIYPALVIKDTALEKLFHENKYKPLSIEESVDWVKDIYKIFEDAGITILRVGLHPSEGLINKEVLIAGPFHVSFRELVLAEIWKEIFQPLLKQNKKENILITVPSEEFNYAIGYEASNKKMLQQHFKNVKFVANASLKGRNFNVDYC from the coding sequence ATGCGACAGGGACATTACATTATACCTGTTTTCATTCCTGACCTTGCGTGTCCGCATCAATGCATTTTCTGTAACCAGAAAAAGATTTCCGGACATATTGCTATTCCTTCAATCGAAGATGTTAAACAAATTATTGAAAAACACCTTTCAACAATACCAAAAGGAAGCAAGATTGAAATAGGTTTCTTTGGAGGAAATTTTACGGGTGTAGATATTAACCTTCAAAAAGAATTTTTAACTGTTGCAAAAAATTTTATCGATAACGGGAAAGTATTGTCAATACGGCTTTCCACACGACCGGATTATATAAACGAAAATATTTTAAAATTTCTTAAATCATTTTCTGTTTCAACAATCGAACTTGGCGCACAATCATTCGATGATGAAGTTCTGCGTTTATCGGGAAGAGGACATGATTCTGAAACTACAATAAAATCAAGTGTTTTAATAAAACAATATGGTTTTGATTTAGGATTGCAAATGATGATAGGACTTCCCGGAGATACTAAAGAAAATTCAATTATCACTGCACATAAAATTGTTGAACTCGGCGCTGAAAATACACGAATTTATCCCGCGCTTGTCATAAAAGACACGGCTCTTGAAAAACTTTTTCATGAAAATAAATACAAACCTCTTTCCATTGAAGAATCTGTTGATTGGGTAAAAGATATTTATAAAATTTTTGAAGATGCAGGAATTACTATTCTGCGTGTTGGGTTGCACCCCTCGGAAGGGCTTATCAATAAAGAGGTTTTAATTGCCGGGCCTTTTCATGTTTCATTCCGCGAATTGGTTTTAGCAGAAATATGGAAAGAGATATTTCAGCCTTTGTTAAAACAAAATAAAAAGGAAAATATTTTAATTACTGTGCCTTCAGAAGAATTTAATTATGCAATTGGCTATGAAGCATCGAACAAAAAAATGTTACAGCAACATTTTAAAAATGTAAAATTTGTTGCAAATGCATCATTGAAAGGAAGAAATTTTAATGTTGATTATTGCTGA
- a CDS encoding T9SS type A sorting domain-containing protein, which translates to MKHLLIAVFVLFSTALFSQDTLSIMHYNLMYYGENTSYCTAANNPLATKDSCLKKIIQYVKPDIFTANEISPSTTTHQHILDACMNVNGVTYYSKGAMTNLSNTDLSNGMFYNSQKLGLLSQSNIPTSVRDINIYKFYYKSANLSATHDTAYLTCIVMHLKAGSTADNETERATQTTTLMNYLNTLNKKDNYLVMGDFNVYTSNEQCFQNLINYTNADIRFYDPPNMLGDWNSNSSFADYHTQSTHSTSTSDCPATGGMDDRFDHILESEYIKNGTNHYQYIAGTWKPIGQDGNHYNGAINSGTNNSAPSDIITALFNMSDHLPVNLKLLVDQSVGINKTENFISNIWVENPVKDELYFSLSLQKKSKLSVNILNLLGQIIFSTEIQSHEISVNSIVPVSSLEKGIYFLQISDESNNSITKKFIKQ; encoded by the coding sequence ATGAAACATCTATTAATAGCTGTATTCGTGTTGTTTTCTACAGCATTATTTTCACAGGACACTTTAAGCATCATGCATTATAACCTTATGTATTACGGGGAAAACACTTCCTATTGCACGGCTGCAAATAATCCCCTTGCCACTAAGGATTCCTGTTTGAAAAAAATTATTCAATATGTAAAACCCGATATTTTTACAGCTAATGAAATTTCGCCAAGTACCACAACACATCAGCATATTCTTGATGCCTGCATGAATGTTAACGGGGTTACCTATTATAGCAAAGGTGCTATGACAAATTTATCCAATACCGATTTATCCAATGGTATGTTTTATAATTCGCAAAAACTGGGTTTGCTTTCACAGAGTAATATTCCTACAAGTGTTCGTGATATTAATATATATAAGTTTTATTACAAGTCAGCGAATTTATCTGCAACACACGATACCGCTTACCTTACCTGTATTGTTATGCACCTGAAAGCCGGAAGTACCGCCGATAATGAAACTGAACGCGCCACTCAAACAACTACCCTGATGAATTATCTGAACACATTAAACAAAAAAGATAATTACCTGGTGATGGGCGATTTTAATGTGTATACAAGCAACGAACAATGTTTTCAGAATTTAATTAATTACACTAATGCCGATATTCGTTTTTACGACCCACCTAATATGCTTGGCGATTGGAACAGTAATTCATCATTTGCTGATTACCACACACAATCCACTCATTCAACCTCAACCAGCGATTGCCCTGCTACAGGCGGGATGGACGACCGCTTTGACCATATACTGGAAAGTGAATATATTAAAAATGGAACAAACCATTACCAATATATCGCCGGTACATGGAAACCAATCGGGCAAGACGGAAATCATTATAATGGTGCTATCAATAGCGGCACCAATAACAGCGCACCTTCTGATATTATAACAGCATTATTTAACATGTCTGATCATCTTCCTGTAAATTTAAAACTACTGGTTGACCAGTCTGTTGGAATTAACAAAACGGAAAATTTTATTTCAAATATCTGGGTTGAAAATCCTGTAAAAGATGAATTATACTTTTCTTTAAGCTTACAGAAAAAATCAAAATTAAGTGTAAACATTTTGAATTTATTAGGTCAGATTATATTTTCAACAGAAATACAATCACACGAAATATCAGTAAATTCAATCGTTCCGGTTAGTTCATTGGAAAAAGGTATTTACTTTTTACAAATTTCTGATGAATCTAATAATTCGATTACAAAGAAATTCATTAAACAATAA